A window of Phyllopteryx taeniolatus isolate TA_2022b chromosome 19, UOR_Ptae_1.2, whole genome shotgun sequence contains these coding sequences:
- the si:ch211-183d21.1 gene encoding uncharacterized protein si:ch211-183d21.1, giving the protein MMMMFTLLCLLVVALVRGESCLIISEINADNPRLDTSEFVELYHTSGQRSSLDGYTLVFYNGNGNVAYKVLDLKGHSTDDRGFFLVGSVDMLPKPAILLPPNTVQNGPDAVTLYHTSAARYTEKMNVTAMGLVDAVVYMTRRTGGAEVLAETLTPGEPAFVEDESTLEGDESIERCLLSEAHWGFRVSSPSPGQRNNCTPPAAPPSLPVITELKLGGGQVDGFVELTSASEAGPLVLVVLSGRTDRVSVSLNVDANISRNGLIAMTVDKRYMKGDESGAVAIYSGTTSDFPVDSPLSQIQPLDSFVFAGPGDKPSANLTETLIPGRQPYQLSNSLKEGGFYLSRCGVATWTRDPGVFWEAPQTPGQPNQCPWPKICPHSMVVPGGGADTSPHLPPWGTGDFLINELNTDTPGAAEDGEYVELWHPSGHRVSLQGIWILLFSAHNNKPYREISLSGHFTTAKGYFLLGSDRLVPAPSLRLPPNTIQNGPDAVALYRSPFGPPSAQQRGIPTKGLLDAVVYRKMGSDQEAQELSKALTPGQLPLLEDPEVLLGDEALSRCRGLYPYDLSAFSVAPPTPLRENSCPRPPPAPEGVVINEVASGYWTNHSRQRSFVELHGPPLTELHGLVLVVFDQEHSGRLVALPLTGSIDQDGFYMVGNVTGADQTFPEGSDVPARGSVLLCYDLFSVCRAATALTNSSRRDELMFSDVQLLLSSTFTRGSRVIPALRSVENGTVSLSRCACCEARNPSSWTTSSTTPRSANICPSLAFSSHIDICLGPPSSGWPEKSGDCSGLILARKVAQVAHYLEQQCLCGISTLSLQGANFSCVSGWLRVWGNIRAFSDRQRDLIIQTSTVKLRQSDVCSTPSTDRRTSTGSSLGLQIGLVVAVLLLLAVGVALLTYFYKRRHPLDYATMELSEHGEGLSDL; this is encoded by the exons atgatgatgatgttcaCTTTGCTGTGTCTGCTCGTGGTGGCGCTGGTTCGAGGCGAGTCCTGCCTCATAATCAGCGAGATTAACGCCGACAACCCAAGACTGGACACCAGCGAGTTTGTGGAGTTGTACCACACCAGCGGACAGCGGTCCTCGCTAGATGGATACACTCTCGTCTTCTATAACGGGAACGGAAATGTGGCTTATAAAGTACTAGACCTCAAGGGCCACAGCACAGACGACAGGGGCTTCTTCCTGGTGGGCTCGGTGGACATGCTGCCCAAACCCGCCATCCTCCTGCCCCCGAACACGGTCCAGAACGGTCCGGACGCAGTCACGCTCTACCACACGTCCGCGGCCCGCTACACTGAGAAGATGAACGTCACCGCCATGGGATTGGTGGACGCCGTTGTTTATATGACGCGCAGGACAGGCGGTGCCGAGGTCCTGGCAGAAACCCTCACCCCGGGGGAGCCGGCCTTTGTCGAGGATGAAAGCACCCTGGAGGGAGATGAATCCATCGAGAG gTGTTTGTTGTCTGAAGCTCACTGGGGCTTCAGGGTGTCCTCACCCTCCCCGGGCCAGAGAAACAACTGCACGCCACCCGCTGCCCCGCCAAGCCTGCCAGTCATCACCGAGCTGAAGCTGGGAGGAGGTCAGGTGGACGGCTTCGTGGAGCTGACGTCGGCGTCCGAGGCCGGTCCGCTTGTGTTGGTGGTGTTGAGCGGGAGAACGGACAGAGTCAGCGTCAGTTTGAACGTGGATGCGAACATCTCCAGGAACGGACTCATCGCCATGACTGTAGACAAGCGGTATATGAAAG GAGATGAGTCCGGGGCAGTCGCCATATACAGCGGTACAACTTCAGACTTTCCTGTGGACAGCCCGCTAAGTCAGATCCAGCCTCTGGACTCGTTTGTCTTCGCCGGCCCGGGAGACAAGCCGAGTGCCAACCTCACGGAGACCCTCATCCCGGGCAGGCAGCCCTATCAGCTCAGCAACAG TTTAAAAGAGGGAGGCTTCTACCTCAGCCGTTGTGGTGTGGCCACGTGGACCAGAGATCCTGGCGTCTTCTGGGAGGCCCCGCAAACCCCGGGGCAGCCCAACCAGTGCCCCTGGCCAAAAATCTGCCCTCACAGTATGG TGGTTCCAGGAGGAGGTGCGGATACGTCCCCGCACCTTCCACCTTGGGGGACTGGTGACTTCCTGATCAACGAGCTGAACACGGACACCCCCGGCGCGGCTGAGGACGGCGAGTACGTGGAGCTGTGGCACCCATCCGGACACCGCGTCTCCCTGCAGGGCATCTGGATTCTGCTTTTTAGCGCGCACAACAACAAACCCTACAGAGAGATTAGCCTCAGCGGACACTTCACCACCGCCAAGGGCTACTTCCTGCTCGGCAGCGACAGACTGGTGCCGGCGCCTTCTCTCCGGCTGCCTCCCAACACCATCCAGAACGGACCGGACGCCGTGGCGCTGTACCGCAGCCCTTTCGGCCCGCCGTCGGCGCAGCAAAGGGGGATCCCCACCAAAGGGCTCCTGGATGCCGTGGTGTACCGCAAGATGGGATCGGATCAGGAGGCGCAGGAGTTGAGTAAGGCGCTGACGCCGGGACAGCTTCCCCTGCTGGAGGATCCAGAGGTTCTTCTCGGCGATGAGGCGCTCAGCCGCTGCAGGGGCCTGTACCCCTATGACCTGTCTGCATTTTCA GTAGCTCCGCCAACTCCGCTGAGGGAGAACAGCTGCCCCCGGCCTCCTCCGGCTCCCGAGGGCGTGGTCATCAACGAGGTGGCGAGTGGCTACTGGACCAATCACAGCAGGCAGAGGTCCTTCGTGGAGTTGCACGGACCCCCGCTGACCGAGCTGCATGGCCTGGTGCTGGTCGTGTTTGACCAGGAACACAGCGGCAGGCTCGTTGCTCTTCCTCTGACCGGATCTATCGACCAGGACGGGTTTTACATGGTCGGGAATGTCACCGGAGCGG ATCAGACTTTCCCCGAAGGCAGTGATGTGCCGGCACGAGGATCTGTCCTCCTGTGCTACGACCTGTTCAGCGTGTGCAGAGCTGCTACCGCCCTGACCAACTCCAGTCGGCGGGACGAGTTGATGTTCAGTGACGTCCAACTGCTGCTCTCTTCGACGTTCACTCGAGGGAGCCGGGTCATTCCGGCTCTCAG GTCAGTTGAAAACGGCACGGTCTCTCTCAGCCGCTGTGCGTGCTGCGAGGCGAGAAACCCTTCTTCCTGGACCACATCTTCAACGACGCCTCGCAGCGCCAACATCTGCCCCAGCTTGGCCTTCTCCAGTCACATCGACATTTGCCTCGGACCACCGTCCAGCGGCTGGCCGGAGAAATCGGGAG ACTGCAGTGGTCTCATTCTGGCGAGGAAGGTGGCACAAGTGGCCCACTATCTGGAGCAGCAGTGTCTTTGTGGAATATCCACTTTATCTCTCCAAG GGGCCAACTTCTCGTGCGTGTCCGGCTGGTTGCGAGTGTGGGGAAACATCCGGGCCTTCTCGGACCGCCAGAGGGACCTCATCATCCAGACATCCACCGTGAAGCTCCGCCAGTCAGATGTTTGCTCCACACCCAGCACTGATCGCCGCACCAGCACAG GGTCCAGCCTGGGTTTACAAATTGGTCTGGTAGTCGCTGTGCTCCTGCTACTCGCAGTTGGAGTAGCTCTCCTCACGTATTTCTATAAAAGAAG GCATCCTCTGGATTACGCCACCATGGAGCTGAGTGAGCACGGGGAGGGACTCTCAGATCTATAG
- the LOC133469534 gene encoding proline-rich protein 15-like protein A, with translation MSDPSWWKLTFSRKTKSEPKVLYEIPPEYGSNTKEPPGGGGPAPEAAEFSARLEKIVDKSATKGRHVKVSHSGRFKEKKKVRATLAENPDLFGEQNHKKKSDK, from the coding sequence ATGTCTGACCCCAGCTGGTGGAAGCTGACGTTCTCCCGCAAGACCAAGTCCGAGCCCAAGGTCCTGTACGAGATCCCGCCGGAGTACGGCAGCAACACCAAAGAACCGCCGGGGGGCGGCGGGCCCGCTCCGGAGGCGGCCGAGTTCAGCGCCAGGCTGGAGAAGATCGTGGACAAGTCGGCCACGAAGGGGCGCCACGTCAAGGTGTCCCACTCCGGTCGCttcaaggagaagaagaaggtcCGAGCCACGCTGGCAGAGAACCCCGACCTGTTTGGCGAGCAGAACCACAAGAAGAAGAGTGACAAGTAG
- the cdk5rap3 gene encoding CDK5 regulatory subunit-associated protein 3 isoform X2, protein MENIQNVPIDIQTNKLLDWLIDRRHCNLKWQNAVKGIREKINGAMQDMPENNEIKQLLSGSYIHYFHCLRIVEILKGTEESSKNIFGKYSSQRMKDWQEIVNLYQGDNIYLAEVASLLSRNVSYEGPALRKQLAKAKQLQQEMSRREMECHSSAGNLQEHYYAACKQYGIKGDNVPRELQALVKELPDVLDKVGTDAARLEEKIQLYTAFTNFVCEWSEPVLPMLTFVQKRGNPTFYEWRTGKVPRVTERPHVEETPAKAPADDTIDWGDFSTQEPGSGIPAEDGIDWGISVEPSSEDGGGGDAIDWGDADVAPVEIEIVQAGADCPEDVARGNDALSVLENAQSRRQFIDELMELEAFLSQRLTEMGQESDVVAMSQFQSAPRIILIQSSEHVRGMLSEVQDLLGRLTSLRMQHLFMILASPRYVERVTEVLSQKMKQADILELKAVSMVEKRQEALEEQSRLEPRVDLLAEHTQELKKMIEGDISKRYNNRPVNLMGVII, encoded by the exons ATGGAG AACATTCAGAACGTCCCCATCGACATTCAGACGAACAAACTGTTGG actGGCTGATAGATCGTCGTCACTGCAATCTCAAATGGCAGAATGCTGTCAAAGGGATCCGAGAGAAAATCAACGGCGCCATGCAGGACATGCCGGAGAACAATGAGATCAAGCAGCTCCTCTCAGGCTCCT ACATTCACTACTTCCACTGCTTGAGAATCGTGGAAATCCTGAAGGGGACTGAAGAGTCGTCCAAGAACATCTTTGGCAAatattcttcacagaggatgaaG GACTGGCAAGAGATTGTGAACCTGTACCAAGGAGATAACATCTATTTGG CCGAGGTGGCCAGCCTGCTGAGTCGCAACGTCAGCTACGAGGGTCCGGCTCTGAGGAAGCAGCTGGCCAAAGCCAAGCAGCTGCAGCAGGAGATGAGCCGGCGAGAGATGGAGTGCCACAGCTCGGCCGGCAACCTGCAGGAGCACTACTACGCCGCCTGCAAGCAGTACGGCATCAAG GGAGACAATGTTCCTCGTGAGCTGCAGGCTCTGGTCAAAGAGCTACCAGATGTTCTTGACAAAGTGGGGACGGATGCCGCCAGGCTTGAAGAGAAAATCCAACTTTACACCGCTTTCACCAACTTCGTATGCGAGTG GTCGGAGCCGGTTCTTCCTATGTTGACATTCGTGCAGAAGAGAGGAAACCCCACATTCTACGAGTGGAGGACCGGGAAGGTTCCCAGGGTGACGGAGAGGCCGCACGTGGAGGAGACACCTGCGAAAGCGCCGGCCGACGACACG ATCGACTGGGGAGACTTCAGCACTCAGGAGCCGGGCTCGGGAATCCCAGCGGAGGACGGGATTGACTGGGGCATCAGTGTGGAGCCCAGCTCTGAG GACGGCGGCGGTGGAGATGCGATCGACTGGGGGGACGCCGACGTCGCTCCCGTTGAGATTGAGATCGTACAAGCAGGCGCAGACT GTCCCGAAGACGTGGCGAGAGGCAATGATGCCTTAAGCGTGCTGGAGAACGCCCAGTCCCGCAGACAATTCATCGATGAACTCATGGAG CTGGAAGCGTTCTTGAGCCAGCGCCTCACCGAGATGGGCCAAGAGAGCGACGTGGTGGCCATGAGTCAGTTCCAGTCGGCGCCGCGTATCATCCTCATCCAGAGCAGCGAGCATGTCCGCGGCATGCTGTCGGAGGTGCAGGACCTGCTGGGCCGACTCACGTCGCTCCGGATGCAGCACCTCTTCATGATCCTGGCCTCGCCGCG GTACGTGGAGCGTGTGACAGAGGTGCTGAGCCAGAAAATGAAGCAGGCCGACATTCTGGAGCTGAAGGCAGTCAGCATGGTTGAGAAGAGGCAGGAAGCCTTGGAGGAACAGTCCAGACTGGAGCCTCGAGTTGACCTGCTGGCAGAACACACGCAGGAGCTCAAAAAAATG ATTGAAGGTGACATTTCCAAGCGCTACAATAACCGGCCAGTCAACCTGATGGGTGTCATCATATAG
- the cdk5rap3 gene encoding CDK5 regulatory subunit-associated protein 3 isoform X1, with translation MEQNIQNVPIDIQTNKLLDWLIDRRHCNLKWQNAVKGIREKINGAMQDMPENNEIKQLLSGSYIHYFHCLRIVEILKGTEESSKNIFGKYSSQRMKDWQEIVNLYQGDNIYLAEVASLLSRNVSYEGPALRKQLAKAKQLQQEMSRREMECHSSAGNLQEHYYAACKQYGIKGDNVPRELQALVKELPDVLDKVGTDAARLEEKIQLYTAFTNFVCEWSEPVLPMLTFVQKRGNPTFYEWRTGKVPRVTERPHVEETPAKAPADDTIDWGDFSTQEPGSGIPAEDGIDWGISVEPSSEDGGGGDAIDWGDADVAPVEIEIVQAGADCPEDVARGNDALSVLENAQSRRQFIDELMELEAFLSQRLTEMGQESDVVAMSQFQSAPRIILIQSSEHVRGMLSEVQDLLGRLTSLRMQHLFMILASPRYVERVTEVLSQKMKQADILELKAVSMVEKRQEALEEQSRLEPRVDLLAEHTQELKKMIEGDISKRYNNRPVNLMGVII, from the exons ATGGAG CAGAACATTCAGAACGTCCCCATCGACATTCAGACGAACAAACTGTTGG actGGCTGATAGATCGTCGTCACTGCAATCTCAAATGGCAGAATGCTGTCAAAGGGATCCGAGAGAAAATCAACGGCGCCATGCAGGACATGCCGGAGAACAATGAGATCAAGCAGCTCCTCTCAGGCTCCT ACATTCACTACTTCCACTGCTTGAGAATCGTGGAAATCCTGAAGGGGACTGAAGAGTCGTCCAAGAACATCTTTGGCAAatattcttcacagaggatgaaG GACTGGCAAGAGATTGTGAACCTGTACCAAGGAGATAACATCTATTTGG CCGAGGTGGCCAGCCTGCTGAGTCGCAACGTCAGCTACGAGGGTCCGGCTCTGAGGAAGCAGCTGGCCAAAGCCAAGCAGCTGCAGCAGGAGATGAGCCGGCGAGAGATGGAGTGCCACAGCTCGGCCGGCAACCTGCAGGAGCACTACTACGCCGCCTGCAAGCAGTACGGCATCAAG GGAGACAATGTTCCTCGTGAGCTGCAGGCTCTGGTCAAAGAGCTACCAGATGTTCTTGACAAAGTGGGGACGGATGCCGCCAGGCTTGAAGAGAAAATCCAACTTTACACCGCTTTCACCAACTTCGTATGCGAGTG GTCGGAGCCGGTTCTTCCTATGTTGACATTCGTGCAGAAGAGAGGAAACCCCACATTCTACGAGTGGAGGACCGGGAAGGTTCCCAGGGTGACGGAGAGGCCGCACGTGGAGGAGACACCTGCGAAAGCGCCGGCCGACGACACG ATCGACTGGGGAGACTTCAGCACTCAGGAGCCGGGCTCGGGAATCCCAGCGGAGGACGGGATTGACTGGGGCATCAGTGTGGAGCCCAGCTCTGAG GACGGCGGCGGTGGAGATGCGATCGACTGGGGGGACGCCGACGTCGCTCCCGTTGAGATTGAGATCGTACAAGCAGGCGCAGACT GTCCCGAAGACGTGGCGAGAGGCAATGATGCCTTAAGCGTGCTGGAGAACGCCCAGTCCCGCAGACAATTCATCGATGAACTCATGGAG CTGGAAGCGTTCTTGAGCCAGCGCCTCACCGAGATGGGCCAAGAGAGCGACGTGGTGGCCATGAGTCAGTTCCAGTCGGCGCCGCGTATCATCCTCATCCAGAGCAGCGAGCATGTCCGCGGCATGCTGTCGGAGGTGCAGGACCTGCTGGGCCGACTCACGTCGCTCCGGATGCAGCACCTCTTCATGATCCTGGCCTCGCCGCG GTACGTGGAGCGTGTGACAGAGGTGCTGAGCCAGAAAATGAAGCAGGCCGACATTCTGGAGCTGAAGGCAGTCAGCATGGTTGAGAAGAGGCAGGAAGCCTTGGAGGAACAGTCCAGACTGGAGCCTCGAGTTGACCTGCTGGCAGAACACACGCAGGAGCTCAAAAAAATG ATTGAAGGTGACATTTCCAAGCGCTACAATAACCGGCCAGTCAACCTGATGGGTGTCATCATATAG